A genomic window from Blattabacterium cuenoti includes:
- a CDS encoding dihydrolipoamide acetyltransferase family protein, giving the protein MAEIISMPQLSDTMKEGTVIKWNKKVGDKVSEGDIIAEIETDKAIQDFEIDVSGIILFIGVKEGETTRVNDILAIIGKKGEDIKPIIKQYNEEKNELNEEKNELNKEKNELNEEKNELNEEKNELNEEKNELNEEKNELQRIFISPLAKKMAKRRGISIHKIKGSGDNGRIIKKDIELYDEKKRNNLSLKNEKRIIVTSIRKKIAKHLTFSKFTAPHYYLFQEINVGKIIELRKNLNEKLDIEEKISFNDIIIKAVSISLRKHIYMNISWNDNEIIYHYNINIGVAVAIKDGLIVPVIKNTDEKSLLQISKEIKDKVERSKLRKIKPKELVNSTFTVSNLGMYGIESFTSIINYPNSSILSIGAIIEKPIIKNSNIIIGNMMKITLSCDHRIIDGSTASNFITYLKKILEDPLIILV; this is encoded by the coding sequence ATGGCAGAAATAATATCTATGCCCCAATTAAGTGATACAATGAAAGAAGGGACTGTAATTAAATGGAATAAAAAAGTAGGAGATAAAGTATCAGAAGGGGATATTATAGCTGAAATTGAAACGGATAAAGCTATTCAAGATTTTGAAATTGATGTTAGTGGAATAATTCTTTTTATTGGAGTCAAAGAAGGAGAAACTACACGAGTCAATGATATTTTAGCTATTATAGGAAAAAAAGGAGAAGATATAAAACCTATTATAAAACAATATAATGAAGAAAAAAATGAATTGAATGAAGAAAAAAATGAATTAAATAAAGAAAAAAATGAATTGAATGAAGAAAAAAATGAATTGAATGAAGAAAAAAATGAATTGAATGAAGAAAAAAATGAATTGAATGAAGAAAAAAATGAATTACAAAGAATTTTTATCTCTCCTTTAGCAAAAAAAATGGCAAAAAGAAGAGGAATTTCTATTCATAAAATCAAAGGAAGTGGAGATAATGGTCGAATTATTAAAAAAGATATTGAATTATATGATGAAAAAAAAAGAAATAATTTGTCATTAAAAAATGAAAAACGTATTATAGTTACATCCATAAGAAAAAAAATTGCGAAACATTTAACTTTTTCTAAATTTACTGCACCACATTATTATCTTTTTCAAGAAATTAATGTAGGTAAAATAATAGAATTAAGAAAAAATTTAAATGAAAAACTTGATATAGAAGAAAAAATTTCATTTAATGATATTATTATTAAAGCAGTATCTATTTCTTTAAGAAAACATATATATATGAATATTTCTTGGAATGATAATGAAATTATTTATCATTATAATATTAATATCGGAGTAGCAGTAGCTATAAAAGATGGATTAATAGTTCCAGTTATAAAAAATACGGATGAAAAATCTTTACTTCAAATTTCCAAGGAAATTAAAGATAAAGTTGAACGTTCAAAATTAAGAAAAATTAAACCAAAAGAATTAGTAAATAGTACATTTACTGTTTCAAATTTAGGTATGTATGGAATAGAATCTTTTACTTCTATTATTAATTATCCAAATTCCTCTATTCTTTCTATAGGTGCTATTATAGAAAAACCAATTATTAAAAATTCTAATATTATTATTGGAAATATGATGAAAATTACTTTATCTTGTGATCATAGAATTATAGATGGATCTACAGCAAGTAATTTTATTACTTATTTAAAAAAAATATTAGAAGATCCATTAATTATATTAGTTTAG
- a CDS encoding TerC family protein produces the protein MNNFFIKYLIEIKDHPIISLLIIGNIFLIESILSIDNITLLATMVLKLKKNDRKKAIKYGIFGAYFFRFIGLLFTSILIKIWWLKPLGGLYLIFISLNYFFFQKKYKKIKHQKSHSFWKILISIELMDLIFSIDNIVSAISFSNNFILIFLGVFIGILFIRFLSKSFIYLIEIYPFLKNSAFYVILLLGFKLIISSFKEKNIININIINIILDNYFYFITIIIFILSISISFFCKKLN, from the coding sequence ATGAATAATTTCTTTATTAAGTATTTAATAGAAATTAAAGATCATCCTATAATATCTTTATTAATTATAGGGAATATTTTTCTTATAGAAAGTATTTTATCTATAGATAATATAACCTTATTAGCAACTATGGTTTTAAAATTAAAAAAAAATGATCGTAAAAAAGCTATAAAATATGGAATTTTTGGAGCTTATTTTTTTAGATTTATAGGGTTATTATTTACTTCTATTTTAATTAAAATTTGGTGGTTAAAACCATTAGGAGGTTTATATTTAATATTTATTAGTTTAAATTATTTTTTTTTTCAAAAAAAATATAAAAAAATAAAACATCAAAAATCACATTCTTTTTGGAAAATATTAATATCAATAGAATTAATGGATTTAATTTTTTCTATTGATAATATTGTTTCAGCTATTTCTTTTTCAAATAATTTTATATTAATTTTTTTAGGAGTTTTTATAGGAATTTTATTTATCAGATTTTTATCTAAAAGTTTTATTTATTTAATAGAAATTTATCCTTTTTTAAAAAATTCAGCTTTTTATGTAATTTTATTACTTGGATTTAAACTTATTATTTCTTCTTTTAAAGAAAAAAATATTATAAATATTAATATAATAAATATTATATTAGATAATTATTTTTATTTTATTACTATAATAATTTTTATTTTGTCTATTAGTATTTCTTTTTTTTGTAAAAAACTAAACTAA